ACTTGGATCGCCTCGGCGAAGTCAACGACGTGGTTGCGCGATCGGGGCTGCGCTGTCAGTGGTGGACGAAAGGCATACTGCAAGCTGATGACGAAATCCTGATCGTCGATACGATGGGCAAGCTCAACGCGCTGTATCACCGGGCGACGATGGCGTTTGTCGGCGGCACGCTGGCGCCGATCGGCGGACATAATTTGCTGGAACCGGCGTTAGCGGGAGTGCCGGTGTCTTACGGGCCGCACTACTTCCAACAACAGCGCGGCCACGAGCTGCTGCAGGAGCAGCGCATGGGCACCGTTGTCACTTCGGTTGCGGAATTGGCTAGAGCGGTGCAGGCGTTACTGGCGAGTGACGCGCTGGGCGCAGAATACGGTCGCCGTGCTGAGGCGCTGCGCGCTGCCAGCGCGCACGTGCTGGACGACTATGTGAGCCGAATTCTCAATCTCATCGAAGACCATGAATGAATTCGTCCGACGATTGCATTACGCGCACCAGCCGACGCTGACGGTGCAATTGCTGCGGCTATTGCTCTGGCTGCCGGCGCAGTTGTACGGGCTTGCGCTCGTCATTCGCCGTCGGCTCTATCAGGCAGGAGTCTTGCCATCCTACCCGATGGCTGTGCCGTTGATCGCGGTGGGGAATCTGACGACCGGCGGGACCGGCAAAACGCCGGTGACGCTGATGCTGGCGGAGCATCTGCGCACGGAGGGGCGACACGTCGGTATTCTAACGCGCGGCTATCGTTCGGCGGCGGAGAAGCAGGGCGCGGTCATCACCGGCAAGAATGCGACGCCGTTCGACCTGAGTCTGGTGGGCGATGAGGCGAGTCTGATGGCGCGGCGATTGCCCGATTGTGTCATCGGGGTGGGTGCCGACCGCTTCGCGCAGGCACAAACCCTGATCAGCAACCACCAAGTCGACTGCCTGATTCTTGATGATGGCTTCCAGCATTTGCGATTGAGACGGACGCTGAATATTGTCGTCGTCGACGCCACGCGCGGATTCGGCAATGGACTGTGCCTTCCGGCCGGGCCGTTGCGCGAGCGGCGGTCGACATTACGCGCGGCCGATGTCGCACTGCTGACGAAAATTGAGGGCGCGTCGAGTGAGCTGATCGAAGGTCTGACGGACAGAATTGCGCAATTTGCGAGCCGCGAAGCGATCTTTCGATTGCAGACGCAGGTGACGGCGATGCGCGATCTGGTTACGGGAGCGCCGCTCGAGATTCGCGGTCGCCGGCTGTGGCTGTTCAGCGGGATCGGTAATCCGGAGTTCTTTGCGGAGACGGTGGGCCGGCAGGGCGGCAGACCGGTGGGGCAAACGAACTTTCGCGACCACCACGTATTTACTGATCAAGACCTGGCAGCGCTGCGGGTTGCGCGCGTGGGCGGGCAGGCGGAGCTGCTGGTGACGACGGCGAAGGATGCCGCCCGATTGCGGGCGCAGGCGTGGGCGCCGGGCGAGTGCGCCGTCATCGAAATCGCCTTGGAATTCGCGGAGCGC
The genomic region above belongs to Candidatus Zixiibacteriota bacterium and contains:
- a CDS encoding 3-deoxy-D-manno-octulosonic acid transferase (catalyzes the transfer of 2-keto-3-deoxy-D-manno-octulosonic acid to lipid A), with the translated sequence LDRLGEVNDVVARSGLRCQWWTKGILQADDEILIVDTMGKLNALYHRATMAFVGGTLAPIGGHNLLEPALAGVPVSYGPHYFQQQRGHELLQEQRMGTVVTSVAELARAVQALLASDALGAEYGRRAEALRAASAHVLDDYVSRILNLIEDHE